From the genome of Thermaerobacter marianensis DSM 12885:
CCGCCCGTCGATGGTGATCAGGACGTTGTCGTGGTCTTCACCCATGACGTCGGCGATGACGAGGCGGATGGGCTGGCCCGCGGTGATCCGCACGGGGGCACCGGGCGCCTCCACCTCGGCCCCGTCACCCGCCAGGCGCACGGTGACCGTGGCGCCCGTTCCACCGCCGTTCCCGCCGTTTCCACCGTTCCCGCCGTTGCCGCCGTTGCCGCCGTTGCCCCCGTTGTCCCCGCCGTTGCCCGGCTGGGCACCCTCCACCCTCACCAGCAGCCGGATCACCATGGTGGTGGTGCCGCCGTCGGGCGAGGCGGAGGTGGCGGTGATGCGGTACTCCTGCTGGCCGGGCTGCGACGGCAAGGTCAGGGGCACTTCCACGCTCTGCAGCGCGCCCACCTGGATCTGCCGGTCGGGTAGCGGCACCGTGACCTGGTGGTCACGACCGGCCACGTCCGTGAGGCGGACGGTCACCGTGGCGCCCGGCGCCCCGGTCACCGCCAACTCGCCCGGGACGGGGCCCTGGGGGGTGAGCCAGATCTCGTTGGGGCCCCGGTCCCGCTGGAACACCGGCGAGACCGCGCACGACGCCGTGGCGGGGTCGGGCGGCATCAGGGCATAGTCCCTGGGCTGGGGCTGGCCCGCCGGGATCTCGGCCTTGGGCCGGTTGAAGAACGCCTTGTCCTCGGGCGTGCACGCGCAGTTGGGCGCGTACAGGAAGTCCGGGTTTTCCGCGCACACGGGCATGGTGATCCACAGGTTCTCCGCTTCCGTCGGCTGGGTGCCGGCGATGAAGACCTCCCGGTACTGCATGTCTTTGGGGCAGTTGGGCCCCGGCAGCAGGCCCGTGTTGGCGCATACGGTGGCCGTCACGATACCCCGGGGCGGGTCGAACCAGCGCACGGGCTTGCCCTCGTGGGCAGCGGCCATGATCCGTCCCCAGATGGGACCGGGAACGCGCCCGCCCGACGCATTGGACGGCAACCCCCGGACTTCGCCTTCGTACCGGTCGTATCCCACCCACACGGCGGCGGCGTACTGGGGGGTGAAGCCCACGAACCACACGTCTTTGTTCTCATGCGTCCCGGTCTTTCCGGCCGCGGGGCGGCGGAAGTAGTTGCTGTACACGCTGTAACCGGTGCCCGTGGAGGGCTGGTAAAGCCGGCTGTCGGACGGGAACCGGTACGGCTCCATGACGTCCCGCATCATGTCCGCCACGAGGTACGCAACCTTCTCGTCCACGACGGCTTCCTTCTGGCTCTGGTGGCGGTACAGCACGCGACCCTGGGCGTCCCGGATCTCCGAGACGATGTACGCCGGTTCTCTGACCCCGCCGCGCGCCAGCGTGGCATAGGCGTCGGCGACTTCCAGGGGCGTCAGACCCACGGTATACGAGCCCAACGCCAGCGGAGCCGGGTTGCGATCCTGTTCCACCAGGTTCAGGCCCAACCGCCGGCCGAAGTCCCAGGCCTTGTCGACACCGACGAGCTGCACGGCCTGCAGCGCCACCATGTTGATGGACCGCTTCAAACCGAAACGGAAGGGGGTAAAGCCGAAGTAGCGGTCATCGTAGTTGCCGAAGATCTTTGAACCGTTGCCCGAAGGAAGACGCAGCGGCACATCGTCCACCACCGTGGCGGGAGTATACCCGTTGGCCAGGGCCGGACCATAGGCCGTCAACGGCTTGGTGGCCGATCCCAAGGGGCGCGGTCGCACGGCCCGGTTGAGCAGCTGGGCGCCCAGCGCCCTCTCGTAGGACCGGCCACCGATCATCGCGACGATCTGGGCCTGTTCCACGTCGATGAGGACCGCGGCGACCTGAGGGCCACGCAAGGGGTCCTCGATGGTGGGCATGGGGTAGCCCAGGGCCCGCAGGTGCTCGTACTGGGCCCGGTATGCGGCCCGTTGCAGCTTCGGATCGACCGTCGAGTAGATGCGGAGCCCGCCCTGGTAGAGCAACTGGGTGGTCCGCTGCTCCGCCTCCTCCTGGCTCAGCCCGTTTTGCGCCATGAATTGTTGCATCAAACGGGTCTTGGCTTCCTGGATGATGTAGTCGACGGCGTAGCCGAAGACGTTGCGGTCCCGCTCGGGATTCTGGGCGTTCACCTTGGGCCGGTTCGCCAGCACGTCCTCCTTCAGGGCCGCCTGGT
Proteins encoded in this window:
- a CDS encoding transglycosylase domain-containing protein → MAGYPQAPAGGGRSPRRRKPWWRRVRWMRLFLFLVFLFGISGTVLAAGFMMGAVRAMGPITALRPQVAQTSFIYDRYGELLTEIQGPENRIVVPLEQIPEHVRNAFIAIEDERFYDHFGIDPIGIARALINNLRGGYLQGASTITQQLARSAFLTQDRTWRRKIQEAILAIELERRFTKNEILEMYLNQIYFGNGAYGIQAASYTYFGKPVEQLTVAEAAVLAGIPKNPSAYSPPPIPDPGEKPSEADRQRAENGRWKERQRVVLAKMRELGYITEEQYQAALKEDVLANRPKVNAQNPERDRNVFGYAVDYIIQEAKTRLMQQFMAQNGLSQEEAEQRTTQLLYQGGLRIYSTVDPKLQRAAYRAQYEHLRALGYPMPTIEDPLRGPQVAAVLIDVEQAQIVAMIGGRSYERALGAQLLNRAVRPRPLGSATKPLTAYGPALANGYTPATVVDDVPLRLPSGNGSKIFGNYDDRYFGFTPFRFGLKRSINMVALQAVQLVGVDKAWDFGRRLGLNLVEQDRNPAPLALGSYTVGLTPLEVADAYATLARGGVREPAYIVSEIRDAQGRVLYRHQSQKEAVVDEKVAYLVADMMRDVMEPYRFPSDSRLYQPSTGTGYSVYSNYFRRPAAGKTGTHENKDVWFVGFTPQYAAAVWVGYDRYEGEVRGLPSNASGGRVPGPIWGRIMAAAHEGKPVRWFDPPRGIVTATVCANTGLLPGPNCPKDMQYREVFIAGTQPTEAENLWITMPVCAENPDFLYAPNCACTPEDKAFFNRPKAEIPAGQPQPRDYALMPPDPATASCAVSPVFQRDRGPNEIWLTPQGPVPGELAVTGAPGATVTVRLTDVAGRDHQVTVPLPDRQIQVGALQSVEVPLTLPSQPGQQEYRITATSASPDGGTTTMVIRLLVRVEGAQPGNGGDNGGNGGNGGNGGNGGNGGNGGGTGATVTVRLAGDGAEVEAPGAPVRITAGQPIRLVIADVMGEDHDNVLITIDGRPADRPVKVGANRSVTVPLTWDNPGQHTIGVIHPNHPGEQVSFTVEVVPAQGGGEGGEGGDQAVLPLGPGLFHVRWDRWWEMITGRAA